The region cggggatgcaagttggactcgaaacttatcagtgcgttgatcgagaggtggagacccgagacacacACTTTCTATCTTCCATgcggagagtgcactatcactttggaagatgtcagtttgcaattgggattgccggtggacgggtaccCAGTCATCGGGTCTGTTCAATCTGGCGATTGTggagcggtgtgctacgagcttttagGCGCTATTCAGGAGAAAATTAACGGAGGTCGGATTGAGATGGGCTAGTTACGAGGCACATTCCCAGATCTGAATGATTATTCAACCGAAGTAGAAAGAAcccgatatgctcgggcatacattcttcaaacaattggaggttatctgatgccggacttgtcacagagccgcgtacatctaagatggctgctgaaactcgttgattttagagcagctagtgaattgagttgggggtctgccgtcttggcaacattatatcgggagatgtgcggggcgacgctaCCGAGTAAAGCAAAAAtcagaggttgcctgtcactactgcagtcatgggcacgatttcgctttccatttctatgtcctcgagtggaccacccatatacattcccactcataacgaagtaaattttatattagattttacaattattatgtagatttttaaaaataatagtatgttaaaaatttattgaattaggtggaaccatccggcaagtcatgctcgattacctacctctcttgaagatatacggcttctattagaccaatagtcggaagcacatgtaagtattaaataaaattgatatttccatcattcgctagtcgattggtatttagtatttagtatttagtattatatatataactaatatttctatattgttcatatagtttcaatggacaccatacgaggatccagcaattcgggcagtaatttcGGATGAGTTCTTACAAAATCCAAACGCTTGGCACGCGAAAGTTGCGTTGATCAGCTACGCGACCGTGGAGATGCACTAGTCAGACAAAGTGTTTACGGcaatttggatgtagacaaccgattctcGTGGAACCTGAGGTGTTTGATGATGAACACAAAATCGACCTATGGCAATTGAATATGGATTGGCCGAGATATTGGTCCGAGTacatccaaatgtgggaagatcggtgtgattatatacctactcgggaaccgatcatcattccggagttagcgtgcgtgtcaaaatacatgccatggtttatgatccatggcaagccgtatttactgttggcagaggagaggcagcggAAATTACGTGTCCAGAGGGAAAGACGCGGGTCTTTAAATCCAAGACGAAAGGACGATGATGCTGGCCCATCAACGGGGCCCAGACATTCACTCGGCCCATCATTAGTGGCCATtcaatcaccaggcccaacgagatcaccgacacagtcacccgaCCCAACAGTTCAACCGACGATACCCACGGTGcagccttttcagatgatgccaagtgcgtttcctagcccttttatgtatcttaACCCTTCTATGTTTCCTTTttcgagtcctatggcaggttggagccaatggCCCAGTTCAGCTCCATTTCCTATTATGCCGAGTAAACCGTCGATGTATAGGCCAGCGGGGCACGAGGGATCGCAAAAGGGGTCGTtggggagctcttctttttaccaatccccaccaccatatgggtttcaaacaccgtcgccgttggtcatgcaaacacctccacattcactATTCTATTAAGGTGGCTCATCGTCCCAACTCCGACAACTAGATGCCCTACCGGAGGAACCAAAATCCCCGCCGGAAGAACCACAACCGCCGCCGGAAGCTGGACAAAGGAGGATCCAGCGTGTAAACATCGACGGgtgccatgtggcactgaatccggcAGACACGGAGATTGatttgtattctaatatatttgtacaaacattttgaatattttgatattatttgatgtaataaaatataaatatttttgagttattacttaaaaaccctaaactaatttattaaaaatttataaatttataaattataattaaatgcataatttaattgacaaatcttaaaccctaaaccctaatccattgtttgtttacttttttctccaaaaccttaaaaatcctaaaaaccttaaaccctaaccctaaaaccaAAAACCTAACGTGGGATGAACGGGGAAAACACGTCCCCAGGGGCGCGCTACGTggcagcaaatcgcgtccacgtcagagtgctttgctgacgtggcaacaaatcgtgcttacgtggacgcgatttgttgccacgttaGCAAAGCgctctgacgtggacgcgatttgctgacacgtccTCTGACTtcgtgctgacgtggacgcgattttagGAAAAGTggcccattccgataaataataaaataccggacccatttcgataaattttaaaaaaaaatggctttttttGATATTTTGCCCCCAAATTTCATTTATGTTAATAACACACTTCAGTATATTAAATGTtagtttggcaatgcttttgaaaaatgcttttaaaaaatgctgtgaaaaaatatttttgaaaagcttggtttaaaatttgagtgtttagcattactgttaaaaagtgcttttgagaaataaaatgtctattttagacatattattatcaagtaacaaatatacatttaaataatatttaaattagttaatattattatattttagtaagaatataaaaaattattataacttgttaacattttaatatatgaaatataaattttaaatatttttaagtaataaatataaatttaattagaatatataaactatattttaaatatttaaatataaccattaaatatttgtaattaatattttttaaaaaaaatattttttatttttgattaatgattttaacacatttgtaattaaacacaagaaaaaaaaattctatattattggaagggtaaaaaaataattaaacaccaaaaacgtttttgaaagaaaaaaaactaaaatttttagcttttcttttttaaaattctttggAAAAACACttctgaaaagttaaaaatttcaaccaaaatcagATTGGTCTGCACAATTTTTTAGCTTTtctccaaaagtgcttttggagtcAGAAGTTTTTTTTAAGCTATGAAGAACTGGCCCTAAGTAATAAATAACTAGGCTTTTGCATGTTTACATGAAGATTATGtaaatctttaagaaaataaTGTAAGATTCAAGCGtctaaactaaagaaaataatgAGATTAGCTGAAACAGGTTACTTAATAACACTATCACGTGTAGTTATGGAAAATACAAAACGAAATGGGGTCGAACTTTACAAGCTTTTCGTTGCTGCTTCCACTGGATCTTTTCTGTCTCATGTTAAAAAGAAAGGCAAACAAGTTCCAGTAGAAGGAGCAAAAAGAAGCTGAGGAAAGCGGCGACCCTATTCTATTAGGCTGGGAAATACActcttaaaaatttttaaaaaagaaaaagaaaaaaaaaagtcaacaaAAGGATATGAAATACTGTTCAAACTACTCCTCTTGTGCTCAGTAGTCTGTAGAAATGTACAGTTTTAGGAAGGTATGGATCTTGCTATATTTACATGCACAAGTGAGGAGTTTGGTTTACAAACTACCATGTTGTAACCATTTTGACTTGTAGGATTGTGCCCTACAAGGAGCAATGATCTCGAGTGCACCGACAACACATTTCCGATATGAGAAATCTACAGTTGTCTCATCTGTTCTAACCAAAAAGAAACAACGACTGTCTGCATGATCGGGATGATGCCCTACCTGCAAAAGATATGCAAATGAAGCATTAAAAcaacttttgttttcttttttcattgtctcattttttgctttctttttcctatttttccAGTATCACGTACCTTTATTTCCTTAGCTCCAGATCCGATCTTCTCAACTCTATGAGGGTGAAAGTACAACGCCATCATCAAGGTATCCCAGTCAGCTTCACTTACACGGTGATCAATAGGATATCTGCAGTCGGCACAACCATGAGTTCAGAGAATATTAGGAATTTGGGACAGATATAAAAAGCTATTAGAATATAAGAGCACCAAAGCCCATGTACAATACCAACAATGGAGGAAAAACTTGAGCACTATAAACATAGAACATAACCAACAACTGGAGGAAAGCTTACTTGCGCAAAATATTCTTTACATTACGCTCAAGCCTCTGAACGTCATTCAAGGTTAGACGTCCTCTCAAGAGTGACCTTGTTTTCGTTTCAATCTTCTTCCACTCATCAAAGACAGAGTCACGAAGAGCTCCCTTGAACGGAGAACTATGTTTCTCAGATGTAGGGTTAAAAACTTTAGGTACTTCAAACTCTATATCCTGCTTCTTGGAATTAATAGAATCTCCTAGCAGCTTATACACATCAACCGGTTCTGCAAGCTCTTCATCCTGAAAAATAGTAATgggatggatggatggatggatggataTAATGACAGTTACTAGCCAaaaatctcttcttctttttttttttaagaaggaAACTAAAGGAAGAACCAGTAGACTACTAAGGAATTTGGATCTAAACCTCGAGAGTATAAAATAACaatgattaaaaatgtaaaacttgATTAATTTGAAGCACTATTAAACTTATATACAGCTCCATCTCAAATACAGCTAAGAAAGTAGCGTAGCTCATTTTTATACCTTGACCAGATTGAGAACAAGTGAATCTGTACTACAAGCATCAAAATGTACCTCATGCACAGGATAGTCCTGCCCTTGAGATACGAAATTGAGCTCTTTGACTCAGAAATTTCCAAGTCAGTGATATGACAATAGGATCCTTCACAAGTGTTACTCTCTTAGTTGAGAAACATTTACCATCAAGATGCATTCTCTTCTATACATATTTCGCTCGAGTTTCTTTATTGCTGACTTGGTCCCTCTCAAAAACCAATTACATTCTGAAGAGAACCTATTTCCACTATCCTATTCAGCATCAGTTGGTAACAAGCCCAAATCCGTAACTCCATATCACTTCCGGAATGCATTATTCATAAAATAACTTTAATGGTATCTTACGTCTCACCCATTGTTTGCCTCTCTCTTCTTTTGAACCAAAAAATAGGGGGAGACGCTTAAATATTCAACACCCAACAATTTCCAACCAGTTAAATGCAACTATAGTGAAAATCTAATCCACAATGCTACATATTTAAAACAACAGCAAGATCTGCATAAAATACCTTCATAgaatagactatatcaaactgtCCACCAGTCCCAATACGAGGAACCCTTCCCCAAGCCAATAGGTCAATGGTCCCTTGAAGATTATCCGCAACTCCAGTCTTTGCAGCTTTGACAAAGCAAGCACTAGGGTTCTACCACAAATTGTATAAAGCTAAGTTGACTATAAAAATGACAGCtacttaaacattttatattaagAGCATCAAAGGGGAAACAATGACAAGAACTAACTGAAAAGCATGCTTGCATGAAAGGAGAAGAGACAAATGCATGTTCTCTTTGTTGTTTCAAGCCTTTTGAATTTAAACCAACAAACTCCCCGGTAGCTGACAGACAATTGGCAGCAAGGTGCAGATGTTCATTTAGTATAGACTTGCCAGTATCTGATATTGCACTCTTCATATTCTGCATAGAGAAACGCATGAGCAAGTTAATATATGCAGTTACCCTTAAGCTTTTGTGCAAGTAGAAAACAGGGAATAAAGTATAACAAGGATAACAAACATTGAGAAAGAATCTCCATCCAGCATCTATTCCGAATGCCAAGCAAAACTGATTAATGTTATCTGGATGACTCCGTGTCCAATCGATTATATCCATTAGTTGGAGGCAATCATTCATAAGCACACTCCAGAGTTTCGTTATACCAAAATCGCCAGATACAGAAACCCTCAAGTAAAGTTCACCAGGAGCAGGTTTATGAGAATTTGGGACTCTGAAATCCTCATTCCATAGAATTTCCACCTTCTTGATCTCCGGGAATcctaaagaaaatttcaaaaatttgaagGCAGAAACAGATGAATATCACCAACTTGTAATCAACTTGTAATGCATATCTACAAAGATGCATGTCACATCTTTTAGGCCATTTGATATTTCTGGTGGTTTAAATATTGCCTTTTACATTTGACCAGACCCTACTAAAGATTCTGCTTTTCCTACCAGAAATTTGGTCATACAATGATACAAGTTCAAATATCAGAACTTCCTCCAATAAACAGACGTAATCAAAATAGGGAATTAACAGTTATAGGTAAAAGATAAGAAATGCACACTGAGGGAAGGCATAACCTTCAATATTTTCAAAAACAGAGTGATAGAAATAGTCTACCAGCAATTCACATGGCAAATTTAGATTCCAACAATATATTCTCAATCTTGGCGGTAGTTGTTCAAAGACCAATAATAAAGGTCTAAGCCATTTCACCAAATCAGCCATCAAATGGGATTCCTAACACTAGTCAATTTgctcctttaaaaaaaaaatactagtcAATTTGGATGCAAGTACATACCTTTTACCACTGCTTCCAGAAGGGAAGGTATCACCATGTCTTGAATCACATCCAGTTCTATACGAGAAGTTTTACATTCAACAATTGTGACAGTGATACAAAACGTATCATCTTCATTTTCCATGTCAATAATAGAACAGGCCCTgtcattcaatcaaacaaataAGAAGCAAAATAAAGCTCTAGGAAGTAAACAATAATGCTAGCAGATTCAATTACAGCGACCATTTTCCACCCTTCAGAATTCAAATGCATTGGAACAACTACCATCTGGAAgcatattattgaaaatttgaagccctcaaatgaaataattaaattgaatttatgcTGATTATAGTTTTTCATGCATCTAACCATACAACTTTGAGACAGGCTGAGATTAGATTGACAAGGACCACAAAAATCAAGGCATAAACTTGGGTGCAAGCCATGAAAACAAAAGATTGAAGCTCTATTTCTGCATCAGAAAGTGATAATACATGTACAAAGATATAGGTCCTGATCTTAATATTGACAGAAAAAGCACAAATTTGGGGTCTTCAAGATTTGTTTCAACAGGGACTAGAGGGAAAAGAGCAATACATATTACGAGTGCCTCCTTTTTGCAACATCTACACATGCTAAAAAGGGGCAAACTTACTTGCTTGTAACTTGCATGTCGGGCAAATTGATTTTCCATAGTCTTTTGGCATTCGTGCAGTGCATGTGAAGAGCATCAATAATAGAATGCACTGTTAGCCTCCTCCTTTTCACAATATCCTGGAAAGTAAATAATTTTGATGTGAAACTTTGAAGTGGAAATCTTATCAACATAGATACACCACTTGCGTATCACAGTACCTTAAACACATGAAAATGGCAAACCCAAGGACTGAAACGGTTTTCACTAGACATCTGTGGAGAGAAGCTAGTGCCATATAACACATTAATAAATCTCAAATAAAAAAGCATCAAAGTAATGGGAAAAATAAATCACAAAACGAGAAAGGACAAGACAATGAGAAAGGAACTTAAACTCACATTATTGAGACAGTAGACACAATATCTTTAAAGATCAGCCTCTCCAAATGATTCTTGACTTCTAAGGCTCCATACTCCTGACCGTGCCTTCTCCTTACAAGTTTACCAGATAAAAATAGTGACATAGTCTGGTCAGCATTGCTTCTTTTAGAACCACACTCAAGGACCCTCTGAGCAATTTAATCAGAATAATATGTTAGCATCCTACCATCTGCAATAATATGTAAAGTAATTTTGGTGGACTGAATCATGGTGGTGCATGAACATAAAAAGAAATCATATGCCACTTAATCTATTAGAAGGTACATTACGAAGCAGCATGTATTGTAGTTGACCATGAACACGTAAAGATCATTTGTTTTTGTTCTCAACAgtgtcaaggtccttatcaactcTATTAGGTAGGTTTCAGCACAGTAATTTTTTATCCTTCAAATTTCCTTTAGATGAAAAGGTCACCCATTTCCTCATCAGGTTGGAGGGAAAGAAATTCTTTGACAagttttttaattcttcaaaacaCCATCGGGGATGGGAGGGGTAGAGGGAGgaggaggtggaggtggaggtgagGAGATAGAGAGAGCACCTTCAAGTTCAGCAATGGAGAAGATTCAAGTAGACTAATTGGCTGATCCAATGCACTATATGCAGCCTCAGAAATGGCACAGGCAGATAATGAACCAACAGGTTGTCCACCTATTCCATCAGGAAGACTATTGCCCTGACTTACTAATTTGTCAGGGCAACTAGTTGGACTAAATGTACCCTTATCGATATTATAACAGAACTGAACAACCTGATCTCCATATGCATTCCTCACAGTTCCATCATATGCTGTGCATAGATCACGCATGAAGAACATCAACCTTCGTGACAGCGTCCCAGGAAGGTCAGCATTGTCACTGAAAGATGTGTCTCGAGTAGTCACTGAATGAACAAAACATTCTAATGGATTCAGACCCTTCACAAACGAACTTTCGACCACAGCATAGGGGATATATTTCTTAGCAGACTCATCAGTATCATCAACCTTTTGGGTTAAGATGTGAGACTTTTGATTATTCCATGCAGCACATGAGAGCTGATGAGGAAATCTGAATGATAAAGGGACAAGTGAATGTTGCAATCCAAGACACATACTATGCTGTACTAACTTCAGCAAGTTACCCTTGCTCCCTGCTTTGAACATGGTGAATAATGAATTGTCTTTATTTGCATACTTGTAGAGTAAATTCTGAATATCACGGAAAACTTGCTTAAATGAATCAACAGAAGCTTGGCTAAGTGCAGCAGATCTTTGTTTCTCATAGCAAATCTGCTCAACATCCAAAACCATGAACCTATTAGTTTCTTCATCGTTTCCAGCAAGGAAATCTTGACAAGAATCAACCATTAACTGCTTGAAGTTACATGTCTGCTCTGCTTCTTGCAGACCATAGAAGATTTCATCCATCATGTTCTTTTGTGAATCTGTGTCAGGAGATAGATATAGGTCCAAGAGTGAAACACTCAAACCCCTCATTGACAACCACTCACAAAGAACTTCCTGAGCAGCATGCAAAAAGTCAAGGACCTTTCCTTGGAAATGCTTAATAAGACTTTGAAAAAGGTTGCCGTCAGCATCTCGTAGCCAAGAAGACCCTTCAGAAGAACATATGAGATCCCCATTGTGGATTACAACATCACTTGGTgcaaaaacataatcaaattcggGAGGAAAGAGCATGCTAAATAACTGCTTTCCAGTCCAAACAGGATTACTTAGCAAAGGAGCTTTGACAATGGCTGGCAATGGTGAATGATTAGGACAGAACATTTCCAGCTGTTGCATCTGGAACAGGTTCAATAGTACCCCGTCCTCCTTGACCAAATAAGCAGCCGTTAAACTATCATGACTGAGTGAAAGCAGATTTCGACCACTTTGGCCATTAATTAGCTGCCTATCCAAAGAAACAAGCTCACTGAGCTCAACCCTTGTGTTAATGGACTGAGGAACATAACCATGAAGGCAATCACCATCAAAATCTCCACGAAAAGGGGAACATATTAGAGGGTTTATCGAAACAACTGAATTGACAGGTAGAACTTTAACAGATAGCGCAATGAGAGAGTGCTGATGTATAGAAGGAGGTCTATTTATAAGTACTGTATCCCCATCATTTAGGGGCCTATAGATAGTGTCCCCTACTTGGACCTTTTCATTATGACGAATTCTAACTAATTTACCTTCTCTCCTAATGCGAATCTCACCCTTCTCAAGAATACGCAGATTACAACAAGTTTTCAATCTCTCCTCATTCCACCTGTTCAGTTGCTCAGCGATTTGCAATTTCTCGGCAACATGACATGGGATACCAATTTCAGACAGTTTAAGATTTGGGTTTCCAGTAAGAACCATGCGGAAGCAATGGTCGTTTCTcttcccaagaataacatctttCATATATCTTAAACCTGACATGTTGGAAGCAGAATCTTTATTCTTTTTCAGAGCAGCAATGAGTGCAGAATCTTCAGTTGATGGCTTCTCCACATGCAGCTGCACGTTGAATGCAATCAAAGAAAGAGAGCATAAGGTTCCATGAAAGTTGgaccaaattttaattaaaaaggaaGAAAGGTATAACTTGCCTTAGAAATTTTTAGGCATTCCAATACATGAGAGCTCAATTCATTTGCTAGCCCTCTGAAGTCAACCAGTTTCTTGTAAACCCTGGTTCTTTCATCCTACAACAAAACCATATTAACCAGAAAATTCAGTAAAACtgaaaagaaaacaaatgtaATGCATATAATAAGataaa is a window of Gossypium hirsutum isolate 1008001.06 chromosome D08, Gossypium_hirsutum_v2.1, whole genome shotgun sequence DNA encoding:
- the LOC107930048 gene encoding DNA-directed RNA polymerase IV subunit 1 isoform X1, with product MASMESDSSEEQENSTAFLTGIKFHVSNDADNENMSILEITAPSEVSDPRLGFPNFSNHCTTCDARDMKQCEGHFGVIKFPYTILHPFFLSEVVHILNKICPGCKSIRKDLWMKGANSIARLLETKGCKYCVGNSIEWYPPMRFKITSKELFRKSAIMVEVSENSLMKVRKRGRQALPADYWDFIPKDQQQEEGFVKPGRRVLSHAQVRHLLKDVDPEFIKKFISEADSIFLNFFPVTPNSHRVTEIMHTSSNAQRLIFDERTRVYKKLVDFRGLANELSSHVLECLKISKLHVEKPSTEDSALIAALKKNKDSASNMSGLRYMKDVILGKRNDHCFRMVLTGNPNLKLSEIGIPCHVAEKLQIAEQLNRWNEERLKTCCNLRILEKGEIRIRREGKLVRIRHNEKVQVGDTIYRPLNDGDTVLINRPPSIHQHSLIALSVKVLPVNSVVSINPLICSPFRGDFDGDCLHGYVPQSINTRVELSELVSLDRQLINGQSGRNLLSLSHDSLTAAYLVKEDGVLLNLFQMQQLEMFCPNHSPLPAIVKAPLLSNPVWTGKQLFSMLFPPEFDYVFAPSDVVIHNGDLICSSEGSSWLRDADGNLFQSLIKHFQGKVLDFLHAAQEVLCEWLSMRGLSVSLLDLYLSPDTDSQKNMMDEIFYGLQEAEQTCNFKQLMVDSCQDFLAGNDEETNRFMVLDVEQICYEKQRSAALSQASVDSFKQVFRDIQNLLYKYANKDNSLFTMFKAGSKGNLLKLVQHSMCLGLQHSLVPLSFRFPHQLSCAAWNNQKSHILTQKVDDTDESAKKYIPYAVVESSFVKGLNPLECFVHSVTTRDTSFSDNADLPGTLSRRLMFFMRDLCTAYDGTVRNAYGDQVVQFCYNIDKGTFSPTSCPDKLVSQGNSLPDGIGGQPVGSLSACAISEAAYSALDQPISLLESSPLLNLKRVLECGSKRSNADQTMSLFLSGKLVRRRHGQEYGALEVKNHLERLIFKDIVSTVSIIFSPQMSSENRFSPWVCHFHVFKDIVKRRRLTVHSIIDALHMHCTNAKRLWKINLPDMQVTSKACSIIDMENEDDTFCITVTIVECKTSRIELDVIQDMVIPSLLEAVVKGFPEIKKVEILWNEDFRVPNSHKPAPGELYLRVSVSGDFGITKLWSVLMNDCLQLMDIIDWTRSHPDNINQFCLAFGIDAGWRFFLNNMKSAISDTGKSILNEHLHLAANCLSATGEFVGLNSKGLKQQREHAFVSSPFMQACFSNPSACFVKAAKTGVADNLQGTIDLLAWGRVPRIGTGGQFDIVYSMKDEELAEPVDVYKLLGDSINSKKQDIEFEVPKVFNPTSEKHSSPFKGALRDSVFDEWKKIETKTRSLLRGRLTLNDVQRLERNVKNILRKYPIDHRVSEADWDTLMMALYFHPHRVEKIGSGAKEIKVGHHPDHADSRCFFLVRTDETTVDFSYRKCVVGALEIIAPCRAQSYKSKWLQHGSL
- the LOC107930048 gene encoding DNA-directed RNA polymerase IV subunit 1 isoform X2: MRFKITSKELFRKSAIMVEVSENSLMKVRKRGRQALPADYWDFIPKDQQQEEGFVKPGRRVLSHAQVRHLLKDVDPEFIKKFISEADSIFLNFFPVTPNSHRVTEIMHTSSNAQRLIFDERTRVYKKLVDFRGLANELSSHVLECLKISKLHVEKPSTEDSALIAALKKNKDSASNMSGLRYMKDVILGKRNDHCFRMVLTGNPNLKLSEIGIPCHVAEKLQIAEQLNRWNEERLKTCCNLRILEKGEIRIRREGKLVRIRHNEKVQVGDTIYRPLNDGDTVLINRPPSIHQHSLIALSVKVLPVNSVVSINPLICSPFRGDFDGDCLHGYVPQSINTRVELSELVSLDRQLINGQSGRNLLSLSHDSLTAAYLVKEDGVLLNLFQMQQLEMFCPNHSPLPAIVKAPLLSNPVWTGKQLFSMLFPPEFDYVFAPSDVVIHNGDLICSSEGSSWLRDADGNLFQSLIKHFQGKVLDFLHAAQEVLCEWLSMRGLSVSLLDLYLSPDTDSQKNMMDEIFYGLQEAEQTCNFKQLMVDSCQDFLAGNDEETNRFMVLDVEQICYEKQRSAALSQASVDSFKQVFRDIQNLLYKYANKDNSLFTMFKAGSKGNLLKLVQHSMCLGLQHSLVPLSFRFPHQLSCAAWNNQKSHILTQKVDDTDESAKKYIPYAVVESSFVKGLNPLECFVHSVTTRDTSFSDNADLPGTLSRRLMFFMRDLCTAYDGTVRNAYGDQVVQFCYNIDKGTFSPTSCPDKLVSQGNSLPDGIGGQPVGSLSACAISEAAYSALDQPISLLESSPLLNLKRVLECGSKRSNADQTMSLFLSGKLVRRRHGQEYGALEVKNHLERLIFKDIVSTVSIIFSPQMSSENRFSPWVCHFHVFKDIVKRRRLTVHSIIDALHMHCTNAKRLWKINLPDMQVTSKACSIIDMENEDDTFCITVTIVECKTSRIELDVIQDMVIPSLLEAVVKGFPEIKKVEILWNEDFRVPNSHKPAPGELYLRVSVSGDFGITKLWSVLMNDCLQLMDIIDWTRSHPDNINQFCLAFGIDAGWRFFLNNMKSAISDTGKSILNEHLHLAANCLSATGEFVGLNSKGLKQQREHAFVSSPFMQACFSNPSACFVKAAKTGVADNLQGTIDLLAWGRVPRIGTGGQFDIVYSMKDEELAEPVDVYKLLGDSINSKKQDIEFEVPKVFNPTSEKHSSPFKGALRDSVFDEWKKIETKTRSLLRGRLTLNDVQRLERNVKNILRKYPIDHRVSEADWDTLMMALYFHPHRVEKIGSGAKEIKVGHHPDHADSRCFFLVRTDETTVDFSYRKCVVGALEIIAPCRAQSYKSKWLQHGSL